GTTGCAGATCCACTCAGTGTACCAGGTCCAGATTAGACGCAAGACCAAGCAATACCACATCTGGAGTGAGTGGAGCAACACTGTTGAAGTTCCTGTCGGTGAGTGCAGGGCTGGAAAATTTTACTAATTTTtcaacatatatttaaatatattaaatttataacCATAGCATCCTAGTCAGTCTTAGCCTTCTAAAAGCCACAACTAAAGGTGCAACCAACCAATTAAATCactgaaatgtaaaatttgcccacgtttattttaaaacagtgcTGACTATGAAAACTGGAGGCCTTTTTTACATCATGCAAAAGTAAAGCATTGGGAAAGAAAGAACAGGCTAATGctgtaaatacaaagaaaagggAACATGCTAAATAAAGTTCACGGGTGCAATGATAAGACTATACATACTGAACAAGACTGATATGGATCAAATTTAGGTTAGTCTTAATGCCGTCTCACACTGAACGCGCCATACCGCATGAGCTTTCAAAGGCTCCGAACACTGTTCAACTCCTCAATATCTCAGCCTGCcacacagtaaataaaagtacataaaaataacactacaaaatcaATAATATAtgacttataatatatatatatatatgttttaaagttATCGTTATTTCAGTTGGAGTCAGGTGGCTCTGAACAAGTTACTGACGTCAGGTCTCGCTCTCAAGAAACTCCCTTGTGGGTGATGGATGAGGAGAAACTGATCAACGAAGCAGGGAAATACCCAGAACTGTGCGCCACAAATCGAACATTTTTGAAGATAAAGAGAACCACAAACTGACTTTTATCACAGTACACTTAATACTTGAGGTTAACACATGAGATTCTCTTCTATGAGTCAGCAACAGCTGTCTGTGATCAGAGAAGGATGCTTACAGCATGAACTGGTGAGACCCAGTGACTCTGCCATAGTACCCAATgataattactttaaaataacatgatataatttttttatataaaataatgggtaattataaataaagttttcctaatatttatttaaaagccaATAGGAAACTTGCCACACTCTTAATGACATAATAGACTGTGAGCAAGAATTATTGGGGCACATGTTACCCCCCTCCAAACCAACAATTCATAAAGTTATTACTAGTAACAGGATTTAATAAATGGATGTGTCTGTTTTTCAGAAATTAAAGCACCCGTTGTCCACTggagacaagaaaagaaaaatggcAGGAGGAAAGTTACTCTCAAATGGGATGTAAGTTACTGATCAAGTGTATAAAAACCTGTATCAAATTCACTCATTGTTTACAAATGAATATAAAACAAATTGTATTcatgtacataaatatacatttttgtaagCATGTGTTTATTTAGTTACAATAACTATGTTATTTGAGtatacagtcatgtaaaaaagtTAGAACACCCAGTGATGCATATTTGCACAAACAGACATTGGATATTTGTTTAAACAATATTGAGATATGGAGGTAATATGACTCTATCTAAAAAACCCTATCTTGGGTTGGGTTTTCCCCGTTTGCATGAAATCAACTCAATTAGATGTTTCCTATAAATGCCTACCAGTCTTGATGGGGAGAATTTGGGGAGAATCTTGAGAGATTTTTCTACTCCTCCATGCAGATTTCTTTCAACTGTTTAATTCTTATGTTTAAATGCACAAAACGCTGTGTCATCCTGACCTGGCCATGATGACAGTGAATTAACTATTTTGTGGGTGAACCGCTAAGTCTGTCAAGATTGCTATTTTTTTGCTTGGACAGTTTATTATCCCAGAAAAAAATTGAGATACAtgctattattttctttttaaaagtattttatgtcACTGAAATGGTAATAATGTACCAGAATATGAATTCTTTAATAattaagagataaaaaaaataatcaaataagagataaaaatatgttgtattttattacaaaaatacctAATTGCCTCATATATCATTGTTATGTaaacattcaaataaatataACAGGCAATATCGAGATCAGCAAAAAGATTTAGGTCATGTCTATGTATTGTACGATAAGCTGATACTGTAATTATtgtgtacttttttatttactgttgtaATTAGTCCCAAATTTATTCACGTCTACAACCTTCTTTCTAGAGACCTTAATATCTTTTTGAAGCTCACCAGTGTGATCCGTTTACTTCAACAATCAAGAGAAAACCAAGTCAATGTCTGATTGGTTCAAATatgacaggctcctccaaaaaccTCTCTAACTGTGTTCTGCAACTGATTCTTATTTTAGATCATGGGTTAATTTCAATTCTTTACATGACTGTAAATGAATATGTTCTTCTTACATGGAAGTGATGTTGCATCTGTTTCCCTGAAAAAGAACTGTCTGAATTTTACACTtctaatattattgtattttttttcttaaatttaggTTCCACCTCCTGAAGCCAGTTCCAGTGGTGTCACATATAACCTGACTTTAAATTTTCCttgtaaaactaaaaataaaaccacaaaaGAGACGTCTTACAGCTTGACAGCAGCTGATTCTGAACTTAGGGTGTCTATCATTGCTATCAACGACGTATCCACATCACAGTTTCAAGAGATTATCATACCACCTGTCCAGCATTTAAAACGTAAGTATTGTTGGaaatgtgtgtatgcgtgtgtgtgtgtgtgtgtgtgtttgtgtgtgtgtgcaactgACAGTCGAGTAAAACTCTGATTCACAACAATAGCTGCCAGCATATGTTACTATCACACAAAATGTACATGAGTAAAATTCCTGTTAGTAAAATTCCTGTAATTTCGTGAAATGGATttgtttaataaacatgttttcaaGCATGTTTGGTCACACAGGCAAAGCATGGTGCACATCCTCTATGTCCATTTAGCTGTTTaaccaatatatatttatatatatatatacagtgccttgcaaaagtattcacccccttggattatttccctattttactacattacaacctgtatgtatttttttttatctgaattgaatgagatgcatctgcacaaaatagtctacgttttagaagtgaaatgagaaaaaatatatatgtatataaagaaaatatgaaaataaaaaactgaaaattggcatgtgcatatgtattcacctcctttgttatgaagcccctaaaaagttctggtgcaaccaattaccttcagaagtcacatgcttagtgaaatgaaggccacctgtgtgcaATCTAAGTGTCACATGATGTGTCAGTATATACAAACCTTTTCTGAAAGGCCCCAGAGGCTGCAACACCATTAAgctaaccaaacaacaccatgaagaccaaggagctctccaagcaagtcagggataaagttgtagagaagtataagtcagggttgggttataaaaaatatccaaatctctgatgatccccaggagcaccatcaaatccatcatcatcaaatggaaagaacatggtaccacaacaaacctgccaagagagggccgcccaccaaaactctcagcccggtcaaggagggcattaatcagagaggcagcacagagaccaaaggtaaccctgaaggagctgcagagttcccaagcagagactggagtatctgttcatatgaccacaataagccgtacactccatagatttgggctttatggaagagtggccagaaaaaaaactttacttacaggcaaaaataggaaggctcgtttcgagtttgcaaaaaggcatgtgggagactcccaaactgtatggaggaaggtactgtggtcagatgagaccaaaattgaactttttggccaccaaggaaaacactatgtctggcgcaaacccaacacatcttatcaccccaagaacaccaaacatggtggtggaagcatcatgctgtggggatgtttttcagcagcagggactggaaaactggtctgagtcgaggggaagatggatggtgctaaaaacagggatattcttgagcaaaacctgtttacgtctgtcagtgatttgagactagggcggagatttaccttccaacaggacaatgacccaaagcatactgctaaagcaacacttgagtggttcaagaggaaatgtgtaaacatattggaatggcctagtcaaagcccagaccttaatccaattgagaatctgtggtcagacttgaagattgctgttcaccaacggaaaccatctaacttgaaggagctggagcagttttgccatgaggaatgggcaaaaattccagtggcaagatgtggcaagctcatagagacttatccaaagcgacttgcagctgtaattgttgcaaaaggtggctctacaaagtactgacttacgggggtgaatagttatgcccactgatgttttcagttattttgtcctatttgttgtttgcttcacaataaaaaaaaatgttaaatgttgaaagttgtatgctatgcatggtctgtaaattaaatgatgcagaccctcaaatattccctttgaattccaggttgtgaggtaacaaaatgtgaaaaatgtaaagggggtgaatactttctcaaggcactgtatatatatatatatatatatatatatatatatatataatttaattatatttaattcttATATTCTggccaatttacatggccaattacccaacgcactcattaggactcatcactatcactagtgatgccccaacaccaggtgggtgaagacttgcacatgcctcctccaacacatgtgaagtcagccaccttcTCTagtcttttcaaactgctgctgatgcagcattgctaagtagcatcacagtgcaatcggaggaaagcacactcggttcggatacatcagctcacagatgccacaGACATCACcacttggagtgatgtggggacagtgcgccatctacccacccagagagagcaaagccaatggtgctctctcagggctccggtagccgatggcaagatacatgaacaggatatgaaccggcgatctcctgattatgCTGGACCACACAGAACCCGATTAACCAGCGTATTCAATGGGCTACTTTAAGTATGCTTTGCTTAAGCATCATAGCAAAAACTATAAAACAGACTACACATGAATCTGACCTGTTTGAGAAGTATTTTCGACCAGTGTCAACTATCAAAAATAGTTTCGTTATTGTTTGTACACATTAATATGCATGAGCTTACATTAGTTTAGTTTTGGGTCTCTGTTACTAAGATCATGTATAGCAAACATAGTGATGGTAAGACAAAAAGCAATGATCCAAGAAATGCTACGGTCACTTTATGAATCGGATCTCATATTTCAGCTGTGCTTTCTGTTTGTGTATCTTTAAGATTGCCACACAAGTTtacaaaaaatgccaaaaaagcaCTGCTTGGAGTGGTACAAGCTCGTAGATGGAGAAACCCGAACATCACACGTGAACACTTCCACCCGTGCTACAGTTAAAAGCATTAAGAATGGTAAGAATTTGTTAGCTAttgtattaataatttatatttagttCTAGACAttacttaaaggagaaatgcAGTGGGAAATAAatgcagtgtaaaatggactttgggagTGGTGAAACCCAATAACAAGTATGAACTGTTGTCAGTTCATGAACAGTGCTAGTGATAAGGGCATGTTACCCAATGCAAGAAGTCACTATTATTACACCagtaacaagctcaaagtagctccacacttcattggtagaattatgAGGGCCCTCGCAATTTTAAagaaggcactgagaactttgaaagtgcacaaatagtttattaaaaaagactgtttatacacacagtatcttTTGGTAGTTCTCAGGGCATGGCCATCTAAAAATGAAGGCAtatatattatagagatattttcagcaacagatgGAACAGTTGGGGGCATCGACTTAAAGcttcactaggtaggattgagattttgtgctcgcgggctcccccctacagttgtagagtgtaataaatgttttaggcgGATTAGTAGTATTCTCTTTGTCATtttttggctttcacagacatattcggtctctttccagcttctgccagagtgtctgtatgttagtttgtaaagaatgaaccagtagtccttgtagatctgttagaactaaaggtcggaaagcaggtcgcagttcttgcgagcgttggtcgcggccgcctctgaaaacttacagagtctggtttgagctcagaggagcccggcacagacacgagagcaccgctattcctcctattacacctcaatgcagcgctgcagtaagtttcaagctgtaattttacttctttaaaaagatcaaaaatcaagaaaatcctacctaggaCTGCTTTAAAGCACTGTACTTTGGACTGCGAAGGGGGAATGGAGGTGGATTATTCAACAAAGTTTGTACTCAGTATAGTGTTTCACTACATCCAAAGTCCAATTTACACCTTCACACCAAATCAcctttaaccatttaacaatgttttaaactATCCTgttgtactgttatttgtgacccttattgtaataCCTTACAACAATTTTGCATCTGTGTCACACGTGTACTGAAAATACATGTCATAGAAAGCATttccacacacagtggacagtacagtaggtggaaatgattgtgaccagcaacGAATGGCTAGAATCCAAGCAAACAAACAGATAATCACATCCACATCGGGCATGATTCCAGTCCCTCTCCCATGAATTCTGCAATGTCAGTGCAAAGAGCAGctgatgttttaaaaagtaaaaactctGAGATCCAGAAGAAAGATTGAACTTTTATCTGAATACAACAAAGTTGATGTATAGTACAATTTTCTTTACTTTATCTAGCTTTTAATCTATCACTGTGATTTCAGGTATGGAGAAATTTGTGCGTTATTACTACTTTATTCACACCGGACAGAACAGACATCGAACAACCATAAGCATGTGCCCTATTTATTCTGAGGAAGGAGGTGAGATCAGAAAATATAAACAgatatttattaattgttttgCAACTGATTAACTGAATTATTTCAAAGtgatttcaatattttaataatagGTACATAATAGAAATTCATTCTCTAatcattgtttattatttttggcAGCACCTGTTGCAGAGCCTCATGTCACAGTTGTAAATGTGACTGAGAATTCGGCTGTGTTGACGTGGGTTCCGATTCCAGTCCAGGACCAGCATGGGTTCCTGCTGCATTATGCTATCTGGATCTCGAAAGGCAGCTCTCACATGGGTAAAGCATTGCACTATGGACATTATGCTggacaagtcaagtcaagaggcttttattgtcattacatctgagtacaggtacacagtgtaacgaaaTTACGTTCTTCCAGAAcgatggtgcaacatggaacaacaatacaatagacaaacataaagtgcaaaagtgtgacgaaagtgcaacataaaactgtaacactacaataaatacaataaatatagcaGATGAGACCATTTAACAGATAgcacagtgcagtaccgatacgttctagtgaggataaggtgcagagatatgggtaacgctttataatacagcccaggTTTTAGAGggtaaatactgtgtatatattaAGTAAGAACAGTGAAACAccgtacactacataatacagcccactccctgTTTTTTTCTGAGTATGTACTAAGTAAGTACTTTGTGCTTATagagtaataacaataaaaatcaggcgaggtgtgggtttattaaccattaatgtaaaaccttgtggtttcggtgtattaatgaatacattttctttaaaatctcagcattcctgattgtgctATTGAAGATATatcaatattattgtattttagtcttgacattaccaACTATTTTCTTCCTACTcgcgtgcgctctctctctctcgcgctcttcctctctttctctctcaccctctctctctctctccctcactctcacgTGCGCCCTCTCTCTCGTGCTCGCTGCGCCCTCTTCCCCTCGCGtgcttgccctctctctctctctgtctagcgCCCGctgctatacagaatgcccagcctctttatttttggtttgaggtgtgaaccgaaccttgaattttctgtaccgttacaccacTATATTCTAATAATTCTACAGTAAAGAATATTCTAACTCTttaatataactttttttatgtttcttacaGCTTATTTTGAAGTGGCGGAAAATCAAACCAGGTTCCTTCTTAGTAACCTCAGTAAAGATTCCTCGTACACTGTCTACATTGCTGGCCGGACAAAAGCTGGAGCTGGGCCTAACGCCACTGAATACTTCTCAACACTCACAGGCCCATTCTTCATTCCCAACAGTGGTACACGTCTCTTACTCCTCCATCTGTTACTAATGTTCTTCTATTGGTTTGATTAGTAAATCAATCTGTGCAGATGTCATGACGTAACAGAGTGTCTTCTCTTTCATCAGGCTTTTCAAAGATAATCCTGACTGTCTTTGTTTCTGGAGTTCTGCTTCTGTTCTCCATTTGCTTCTCTTTTGCTCTCAAAAGGTAAAGAGCTGTTGTTACAGTAAATGTGCAGTATTTGCCTCTGTTATTGTAAATactagcttttttttcttttggtgtAATGCATTTCTAGGTTAAGGAGGAAGCTCCTACCAGTGATCCCGAGACCTGTGATTCCTGACACGGACCCCCATCTAGATCACCAGGTTAGAACCACCAGGTTGAACTTGAATTAACTAAAACAATGAAGGTCTTAATGTGGGTCCACATTTCAACTAGCAGCACATACacctctgaaaaaaattatgagaccacttcagtttctgaatcagtttctctgattttgctatttataggtatatgtttgagtgaaatgaacattctgattttattctataaactacagacaacatttctcccaaattccaagtaaaaatactgtcatttagagcattt
The DNA window shown above is from Astyanax mexicanus isolate ESR-SI-001 chromosome 16, AstMex3_surface, whole genome shotgun sequence and carries:
- the il12rb1 gene encoding leukemia inhibitory factor receptor → MEAVGILLLVAAVVFSAEGAACPVSIPYCYRKSTLKEEDFTCELEDRESTHGVKYILFIESRSFANAPPERVKFESRELIVHVPLEYVLTGTQSDIWVERQKDNINCSSNKTTVILKHLVKYSSPDIQKKVRSAGNLMLSWPKTEDNKGAIHEIRWKTINASWQNDTFETEDNKTDPWDSYRLPLQIHSVYQVQIRRKTKQYHIWSEWSNTVEVPVEIKAPVVHWRQEKKNGRRKVTLKWDVPPPEASSSGVTYNLTLNFPCKTKNKTTKETSYSLTAADSELRVSIIAINDVSTSQFQEIIIPPVQHLKHCHTSLQKMPKKHCLEWYKLVDGETRTSHVNTSTRATVKSIKNGMEKFVRYYYFIHTGQNRHRTTISMCPIYSEEGAPVAEPHVTVVNVTENSAVLTWVPIPVQDQHGFLLHYAIWISKGSSHMAYFEVAENQTRFLLSNLSKDSSYTVYIAGRTKAGAGPNATEYFSTLTGPFFIPNSGFSKIILTVFVSGVLLLFSICFSFALKRLRRKLLPVIPRPVIPDTDPHLDHQDLKEVTEEVHNVTLLYRDDVDKPSRCLNLEQSTMLHDCRHTSDEEEEDEEDEEMVAHFINSFPNPNYKGQMLRLSEPLEVAEKSQTESNCDISTPSYRPGSVL